AGGCCTGCGTCTCGAACGTGTAGCCGAGCGCCGTGTCGACATCGATGAATTCGTTGCCGCCGAGGCTCTTCGACCCGAGGTTCCCGAGGATGGGCTGCATCGACGAGGTGACGTCGGCCGGGTGCGTCGACTTCTCGAAGCTCGTGATCTCGGAGAAGGCCTTCTGCACCTGATCGGGCGTGATGTCGCGCCCGAGCTTGAACACCTTGCCGGCCGCGCGCTCCCAACGGAGCTTGCCCATGAAGCCACCACCGACCTCGAAAAGACCGCCCGTCTCCTCGTTCGATTCGTGGCAGAGATAGGCCACGAGCGGCGTCACGTACTCGGGCTTGAGCGCGTCGATGAGGTCCTTCGGGAGGACGGTCTCGGTCATGCGCGACCCGGCGATCGGCGCGATCGTGTTGACGAGGACGTTCTTCTTCTTTCCCTCGAGCGCGAGCGTCTGGGCGAGGCCGTGGACGCCGAGCTTGGCCATGCTGTAGTTGGCCTGCCCGAAGTTGCCGTAGATGCCCGCCGCGCTCGCGGTGAAGATGATTCGGCCGTAGCCCTGCTCGCGCATCACGTCCCACGCGGCCTTGGTGACGCGGTAGGCGCCGAGCACGTGGACACGGTAGATGAGGTCCCAGTCTTCCTGGCTCATCTTCTGGAACGAGACGTCGCGCAGGATGCCCGCGTTGTTGATGACGATGTCGACTTTGCCGAACGTATCGAGCGCGGTCTTGACGATCTTGTCCCCGTCCTCGACCGAGTCGTAGTTGGCGACGGCCTCGCCCCCGGCGGCCTTGATCTCTTCGACGACCTTGTCGGCCGCGGCGCTCGATTTTCCGCCGCCCGTGTGCGAGCCACCGAGGTCGTTCACGACGACCTTCGCGCCACGCGACGCGAGCAAGAGCGCATGGGAGCGACCGAGACCGTTACCGGCGCCGGTCACGATGGCGACACGGCCGTCAAACCTGAGATCGGACATGGGGAGCACCTCTACCTTCGAGTTCGTACGAGCCCCGGGCCTTACGGACCGAAACCTTTAGCGTGCGAAGTATCTGGTCCGATCCGGCCTTCGTCAAGGCATGGCCTTACCATTTGGTAGGACGACGATGACGCGGCGCGCCGGCCCTGCGCCCGGCGATTCGTGGCCTCCCCCGGCCGAACGGCGACGTGGCACCGACCTGGGCGGCCGCGGGAATGCGCAGCGGGGTGTGGACGTCTTCCCCACGAGGAACTACATGGGGCTCTCCCCAGGGCAGAAACCGTCGCGTCGGCCCCGGCCGTCGCGCCTTCACCGAAAACGAGGCCAACCGTGACGTTCGCGCCCCGCCGTGCATCGGCAAAGACCTTCGCTCCCTTCGTCGTCTTGCTCGGGTTCACGTCGGCTCAGGTCGGCTGTGGCGACAAGCCGCCGCCCCCGAAGGCTCCGACCCAGACCACCACCGAGGCCCCGGCGACCGCCGCGCCGAAGCGTGAGCTGCCCCCCGAGGTGCCCACCGCCGAAGGCCCGAGCTCGGTGCGCATCTCGGACGAGATCGTGCGCCTCTGCGGGATCAAGGCCAACGACGCCTACTTCGCGTTCGACTCGGCCGCCCTCCGCAAAGACGACATCCACGTGCTCGATCAGGTCGCCACGTGTTTCGCCACGGGCCCGCTCAAGGGCCGCACGCTCCGCGTCGTCGGCCACACGGACCCGCGCGGGCCCGCCGAGTACAACATCACGCTCGGGCAGTCGCGCGCCGACGCGGTCGCCGGCTACGTCTCGGGCAAGGGACTCGACAAGGCCAAGGTCCAGTCTTCGAGCCGCGGCGCCATGGACGCGGAAGGCACGAACGAAGCCGGCTGGGCCAAAGACCGCCGCGTAGACCTCATGCTCGCGCCCTGAGCCCCATGCGACTGGCAAGCCTCATGGGGGTGTCGCTCGGCCTCGAGCCCACCCCCGGCGACACGAAAATTTCCCTCGATTTGGTGACGTTGCTCGGTCACGCGTCGTGGCCCGTGCGCGTCACCGTGGGCATCTTGGTGCTCTCGTCGCTGCTCGTGTGGGTCATCGCCGTGGCCAAGCTCCTCCAGCTCGGTCGACTCCGCGCGGCCGAGCGCGCGTTCGAGCACTCGGCCCGGCGGAGCGTGTCGGCGATCGCGCTCTTCTCGCTCGTTCAGAGCCCCGTCGATGCCCCGGGCGCGCGCGTGGTGCACGAGCTCCGCGCGAGACGCACGCAGAACCTCGAGCGGCTCCGCGCGGCCGCCGATCGCGCCATCGTCGACGAGAAGGTGCGCGCGCGGTCGCTCTTGTCGGCGCTCGGCTCGATCGCATCGGCCTCGCCGTTCATCGGCCTCTTCGGCACGGTGTACGGCATCATGGACGCCTTCGTGCGCATCGGCGAGGCCAAGAGCGCGGCGCTCCCCGTGGTGGCCCCCGCGATCGGCGAGGCGCTCGTGTCGACGGCGATCGGCCTCGGCGCCGCCATCCCCGCGGTCATCTTCTACAACGCGCTCGACAAACGCGCGGCGGAGCTGCTCGCCGAGCTCGAGGCCTCGGCCGCCGAGTGGGTCGCGCTCGTGGCCGAGGGAGGGACGAAGGAGCCCGAGTCGGTCGTCCCGCTCGTCTCGCGGTCGCAGTTCCCGCCCGCGCGAGGGGGTTAGGGCCGTGGCGCTCTCACGTGGCGGCTCGAAAGAGGGCGAGGGCGGCGGCTTCCGCGACATCAACGTGACGCCGCTCGTCGACGTCATGCTCGTGCTCCTGATCGTGTTCATGGTGACTGCGCCGCTGCTCACGACGGGGCTTCACGTCGACCTCCCCGAGGTGAACGCCGCGAACACGCCGGTGAAGGACGCGAAGCTCCTCGTCACGGTCACGAAAGACGAGAAAATCCTGTTCGGTGAGCGCGACGTGACCGCCACCCTCGAAGACGAGCTCAAGACCAACAAGCGCATCCAGGCCGAGCACGAGGTCTACATCCTCGCCGACAAAGAGGCCCGGTACGGCGTGGTCGCGCGCACCGTCGCGGCTGCCCGCGCCGCAGGCGTCACGTCTCTCAACCTGCTCGTCGAGCCCGAGGAGGGCAAGCCGAAGTGAGCGCGGTGGCCACGTTCCGGCCCTACGAGCTCGCGATGGCCTTCGCCGCGGCCACCTTCGCGCAGGCGCTCTTCGCGGGGCTCTTCCTCCTGCCGACGCCCGAGCACCGCGAGGCCGCGATCTCGGACGAGAACGCGAAGCCCATCGCGATCGCGGTGACCCCGGTGCCGCTCTTGAAGAAGGGCAGCCTCACCCCGGGGAAGCTGCCGACCGCGTGGGAGCGGCAGGCCCCCGCCGCACAAAAGACCGACGTGGCGCAGCCCTCGGCCCAAGCCGACAAGGACTCGCCCTCGAAGGCCAAGCTCGACGCGGGCGTGGCCGCGCACGACGCCCAAGCAGGCCCGCAAGCGCTCGCTGCGTCGGGCGACGGAGGCCCGGGTGAGCCCGGAGGCAGCACGCCGGGCGTACCGAACGGCTCCCCCAACGGCACCGAGACCGATCCGTTGAAGGGCCGCGCGGCGGACGCCTACCGCGGTCAGCTCGCGTCGTGGTTTCTCGCGCACTTCATGATCAAGGGCAAGGTGCCGTTCGACGAGCTCCAGAAGCTCCGCGGCGAGGTCATCGTCTCCATCGGAGAGGACCGCCACGTCGGGGGGCACTCGGTCACGCGCCTCTCGGGCAACGCGGTCTTCGACGCCGAGGTCGAGGCCACGCTCGCGCGCATCCGAGCGAGCGGCGCCGAGGTCCCCTCACCTCCACCCAACTACCCGGATCTCTTGGGAAGAACCGTCACGGTCGGTTTTCGTTGCACCACCCGGAGCCAGTGCGAATGACGCCCCTTCACTCGGACGATCGTGCCCTCGACCTCACGCACCCGCCCGCCACGCGAGCCGCCCTGCGGCCACGTGCGAGGCGCACCCTCGGGCTCACCCTCTCCGTGATCGCGTGTCTCGGCGTCGTGCCGTCCGTGTCCTCGGCTCAGGGCGCGGGCGCGCCTCCCGACGACGCGCTCCTCGGCACCGTCGAGGTCGACGGCTCGGGAGACGGAATCACCCCGCTTCCGAAGCTCGGGTACGTGCCCGTGGAGCCCGCCTCGGCGACCGAGCGCGTCGCCCAGTCGGTGGTGCGGCGCGACCTCGAGCTCTCCGGCCAATACGACGTGCTCCCGCTCGAGAAGCTCCCCGAGACGACGGCCACGCGCGACGCGGCGATCGATCTCGCGGCCTACCGCACGAAGGGCGCCGAGGTGGTCGTGCGCGTCCGGTACGAGGTGCGCCCCGACGGGAGCGAGGTCATGGGTGAGCTCTTCGACACACGAGGCGCGAGCGCGGCGGCACCTCCGAAGCCGCTCTTCACGACCGGAGTGAAGGCGAAGTCCGAAGCCGACGTACGCTCCGCGGCCCACCGCGTGACCGACGCGTTGCTCGGCGCGGGCACGGGTCGGCCCGGCCCGTTCGAGAGCCGCCTCGTCTACACGAAGCGCGAAGGCAAGTGGACGAGCGTGCACACGATCGACGCCGACGGCGAGAACGACGCACGTGTCTCGCCGCTCGAGGGCACCGTCCTGTCTCCCGCGTTCGGGCCGAGCGGCGTGCTCTACTACGTGATGAGCAAGGACTTTGCGCCGTTTCGCGTCGCCGCGGGCCCGAGCGCGACGCTCCTGCCCATCGACGTGCCCGGCTCGGTCATGGGCGTCGCGATCTCACCCGACAAGACCCGCGCGGCGCTCACCGTCATGCGCGACGGCAAGAGCTCGGTGCTGCTCGGCGAAGGCGGAAAGCTGACGACGCTCGACGCGGCGCCGTTCGCGCACCACCCCACGTTCGGCCCCCTCGGCAAGGTCTCGTACGTGGGCGGCGCGCCCGTACAGCGCGTGCACGTCGACGGCAAGGCGGTGTCGCCGGCGGGGTTCATGGCGAGCTCCCCCACCTTCTGCGACACCACCCACGGACTGTGGATCGTGTTCACCGTCGAGGTGCAGGGCGGCGCCGAGCTCGTCGCGACCGACTCGAGC
The DNA window shown above is from Myxococcales bacterium and carries:
- a CDS encoding OmpA family protein; this translates as MTFAPRRASAKTFAPFVVLLGFTSAQVGCGDKPPPPKAPTQTTTEAPATAAPKRELPPEVPTAEGPSSVRISDEIVRLCGIKANDAYFAFDSAALRKDDIHVLDQVATCFATGPLKGRTLRVVGHTDPRGPAEYNITLGQSRADAVAGYVSGKGLDKAKVQSSSRGAMDAEGTNEAGWAKDRRVDLMLAP
- a CDS encoding PD40 domain-containing protein, with product MTPLHSDDRALDLTHPPATRAALRPRARRTLGLTLSVIACLGVVPSVSSAQGAGAPPDDALLGTVEVDGSGDGITPLPKLGYVPVEPASATERVAQSVVRRDLELSGQYDVLPLEKLPETTATRDAAIDLAAYRTKGAEVVVRVRYEVRPDGSEVMGELFDTRGASAAAPPKPLFTTGVKAKSEADVRSAAHRVTDALLGAGTGRPGPFESRLVYTKREGKWTSVHTIDADGENDARVSPLEGTVLSPAFGPSGVLYYVMSKDFAPFRVAAGPSATLLPIDVPGSVMGVAISPDKTRAALTVMRDGKSSVLLGEGGKLTTLDAAPFAHHPTFGPLGKVSYVGGAPVQRVHVDGKAVSPAGFMASSPTFCDTTHGLWIVFTVEVQGGAELVATDSSGGNMRRLTQRQGENRYPACSPDGRLVAFFSTTKTGQGPGLYLMPVGRPWLAKKVSSDVGQGLQWERVGRP
- a CDS encoding biopolymer transporter ExbD, coding for MALSRGGSKEGEGGGFRDINVTPLVDVMLVLLIVFMVTAPLLTTGLHVDLPEVNAANTPVKDAKLLVTVTKDEKILFGERDVTATLEDELKTNKRIQAEHEVYILADKEARYGVVARTVAAARAAGVTSLNLLVEPEEGKPK
- a CDS encoding MotA/TolQ/ExbB proton channel family protein; translation: MGVSLGLEPTPGDTKISLDLVTLLGHASWPVRVTVGILVLSSLLVWVIAVAKLLQLGRLRAAERAFEHSARRSVSAIALFSLVQSPVDAPGARVVHELRARRTQNLERLRAAADRAIVDEKVRARSLLSALGSIASASPFIGLFGTVYGIMDAFVRIGEAKSAALPVVAPAIGEALVSTAIGLGAAIPAVIFYNALDKRAAELLAELEASAAEWVALVAEGGTKEPESVVPLVSRSQFPPARGG